The following coding sequences lie in one Psychrobacter arenosus genomic window:
- the hisIE gene encoding bifunctional phosphoribosyl-AMP cyclohydrolase/phosphoribosyl-ATP diphosphatase HisIE, giving the protein MTMLPWLTQIKFNQDGLLPAIAQDYQTGEILMMAWMNAEALSLTAQTKTAVYFSRSRNQLWHKGETSGHVQQVHDIYLDCDADALILSVTQQGGIACHTGRKSCFYQRLDLSQAEPSWEVAAPILKDPDEIYGHAKQSVSSTTVPIEAATDTSTNTETASNAGIDGAVILRQLDAVLTERKAASPDSSYVASLYHKGLNKILEKVGEESTESIIAAKDLETALAQSHKVKAGNELDTQTLQAAQHELVYEIADVWFHTLVTLAWFNIGSEQILTELGRRFGLSGIEEKASR; this is encoded by the coding sequence ATGACCATGCTTCCTTGGCTTACCCAAATCAAATTTAATCAAGATGGCCTCCTTCCAGCAATCGCGCAAGATTATCAAACGGGCGAGATTCTGATGATGGCTTGGATGAATGCAGAAGCTTTAAGCTTAACCGCGCAGACTAAAACGGCCGTCTATTTTTCGCGCTCGCGCAATCAGCTGTGGCATAAAGGCGAAACCTCAGGTCACGTGCAACAAGTTCATGATATCTATTTAGATTGTGATGCCGATGCCTTAATTTTATCCGTCACCCAACAAGGCGGCATTGCTTGCCATACCGGTCGTAAGTCGTGCTTTTACCAACGCCTTGACCTATCTCAAGCTGAGCCGAGTTGGGAGGTCGCCGCGCCTATTTTAAAAGATCCTGATGAAATTTATGGTCATGCCAAGCAATCAGTTTCTAGCACCACGGTGCCTATTGAAGCGGCTACTGATACTAGCACTAATACCGAGACAGCTAGCAACGCAGGTATAGATGGAGCGGTGATTTTACGCCAATTAGATGCCGTATTGACTGAGCGTAAAGCCGCCAGCCCCGACAGCTCTTATGTGGCGAGCTTGTATCATAAAGGCTTGAATAAAATCTTAGAGAAAGTCGGGGAAGAAAGCACTGAAAGTATTATCGCAGCGAAAGATTTGGAGACTGCTCTAGCACAGAGTCACAAGGTTAAAGCTGGTAATGAATTAGACACCCAAACCCTGCAAGCCGCGCAACATGAATTAGTCTATGAAATTGCAGACGTTTGGTTTCATACCTTGGTCACATTAGCATGGTTTAATATCGGCTCTGAGCAAATCTTAACGGAGCTTGGCAGACGTTTTGGGTTGTCTGGCATTGAGGAAAAAGCCTCACGCTAG